The proteins below come from a single Candidatus Planktophila dulcis genomic window:
- a CDS encoding carbohydrate ABC transporter permease, giving the protein MKKFLRKNWIDFVAVPIGLFVFAAPFYLIFLTSAKNSKESYQFNFEMPEKFLLWQNIKTVLETSDGVVIRAFINSTILTVVSVTLIVIVCSMAAFIFARRPGKLTNFANIMVLAGLVVPPAVVPTIWVLQRLHLFKTIQGLIFIEVAYSAAFSILIYKGFIASIPKEIDEAAAMDGCTGFALWRRIIFPLLMPVNVTIIVTTSVAVFNDFTNPLYFLPGSDNATVQLTLFYFQSAYLTQYNLLFTDILLITIPPLIVFIIFNKKIVSGLTAGSVKG; this is encoded by the coding sequence ATGAAGAAATTCCTTCGTAAGAACTGGATAGATTTCGTGGCAGTCCCTATTGGGCTTTTTGTCTTTGCAGCGCCCTTCTATCTAATATTTCTGACTTCTGCCAAGAATTCCAAAGAGTCATATCAATTCAATTTCGAAATGCCAGAGAAGTTTCTGCTCTGGCAAAACATTAAGACCGTGCTGGAGACTAGCGACGGAGTTGTGATCAGAGCATTCATCAACTCAACAATCCTCACGGTAGTTTCGGTCACTCTGATTGTAATTGTGTGCTCGATGGCAGCATTTATCTTCGCGCGCCGACCTGGAAAGCTAACAAATTTTGCAAATATTATGGTTCTTGCTGGACTGGTAGTTCCGCCAGCCGTTGTTCCAACAATCTGGGTTCTGCAACGCCTTCATCTCTTCAAGACAATCCAGGGACTCATCTTCATTGAAGTTGCATACAGTGCTGCGTTCTCAATATTGATTTATAAGGGATTTATTGCATCAATTCCTAAAGAAATTGATGAAGCTGCAGCGATGGATGGTTGCACTGGATTTGCGCTATGGCGCCGAATCATTTTCCCACTATTGATGCCTGTTAATGTAACAATCATTGTTACAACTTCAGTGGCAGTCTTTAATGACTTTACCAATCCGCTCTACTTCCTGCCTGGCAGTGATAACGCTACCGTGCAGTTAACTCTCTTTTACTTCCAGAGCGCTTACTTGACTCAGTACAACTTACTCTTCACTGACATTTTGCTCATCACAATTCCACCACTGATTGTCTTCATTATCTTCAATAAGAAAATCGTTTCAGGACTTACAGCTGGCTCTGTTAAGGGTTAG